In the genome of Streptomyces lydicus, the window GTCGCGCAGGACGGCGGGGTCGGTGGGCAGGTAGCCGTACGGGCCGAGCTCGATCCACTCGTAGCCGGCCTCGGCGACCTCGTCCAGGAAGCGCTGCCAGGGCACCTGCTGGTCGTCGTCGGGGAACCAGACTCCCCAGGAGTCGGGTGCGGAACCGACGCGAAGGCGGTCCAGGACGGGCGGGGCGGCATGGGGAACGGACATGCTGCGGCTCTCCTCTCGCCGGTCGGCGGTGACCGGGAGGCGCTGGGGCGGGTCGTGGGGCACAGCCTCTCTGCCGCCCCGGGGAGTGTCAAGACTTCGTCCTGACATTAGGACTTAAGGACTTTGATGCCCAGTGGGGCTCCGGTTGGTGCTCCGGTTGGGGCTCCGTGGTGCCCCGGTCGATGCCCTGCGGTGCCCGGTTGGCGCTCCACGGCGTCACGGATTGCCTCCCGAGGCGCCTCGGGGTGTCCTGGGGCGCCTTCAGGGGGCGGCGCGCTTCCGCCCTTCTGTCCCGACATCCCCCTCAACGCCCAATCCCGACATCCCCTTCGGTGTCCAATCCCGACATCCCCTTCGGTGCCCCGGCCTCGACGCCCCTTCGGCGCCCGACCCCGACACCCCCCTCCAACGTCAGTATGTAAGGACAAAGTGTTGACAGGGTCTGACTCTCCCCGTTAGACCTTTCCTCAGAGCCGAACCCGCCGAATCCGCCGCGCCGGCCGACCCGAAGGGGCGCACATGACCGAGCCGTACGACCTGATCACCATGGGCCGCATCGGAGTCGACATCTACCCGCTGCAGACCGGGGTGCCGCTGGCGCAGGTGGAGACGTTCGGGAAGTTCCTCGGCGGCTCGGCCACCAATGTGGCGGTCGCCGCGGCCCGGCTCGGCCGTCGGAGTGCGGTCATCAGCCGCACCGGAAGTGACCCGTTCGGCGACTACGTCCACCAGGCGCTGCGCGACTTCGGTGTGGACGACCGCTGGGTGACCCCCGTCGACGCCTATCCGACACCGGTCACCTTCTGCGAGATCTTCCCGCCGGACGACTTCCCGCTCTACTTCTACCGCCGCCCCAAGGCCCCCGACCTGGTCATCCGCCCCGAGGAGCTCGACCGGGACGCGATCGTGGACGCCCGGATTTTCTGGGTCACCGGCACCGGGCTGTGCGAGGAGCCCAGCCGCGGTGCCACCCTTGCCGCGCTGGAGGCCCGCGCCAAGACGGGAACGACCGTCTTCGATCTCGACTGGCGGCCGATGTTCTGGGGTGGCGAGGGCGGCGCCTCCGGGGACGGCGGCGCGAGCGGCGCCGTGGCGATGGCCACCGCCCGCCCGTACTACGAAGCCGCCCTCCGGCACGCCACGGTGGCGGTCGGCAATGTCGACGAGGCCGAGGTCGCCACCGGACTGCGCGATCCCAAGGCCTGCGCCCAGGCGCTGCTGGACATGGGCGTCGAGCTCGCCGTCATCAAGCAGGGCCCCAAGGGCGTGCTCGCCGTGCACCGCGACGGCCGTACCGCCGAGGTCCCGCCGACCCCCGTCGAGGTCGTCAACGGCCTGGGCGCCGGCGACTCCTTCGGCGGTTCGCTCTGCCACGGCCTCCTGGCCGGGTGGGACCTGGAGCCGATGATGCGCTACGCCAACGCCGCCGGCGCGATCGTCGCCTCCCGCCTCGCCTGTTCGTCCGCGATGCCCACGGCCGACGAGGTCGACGCGTTCCTCGCGGGGCGGTGACCCCCGTGGCCGCACTCGTCTCTGGCGCCTCCGTGACCGCACTCGTCCCTGGCACCCCTGCGGCCGCACACATCCCTCTCGCCCCTGTGGCCGCACCCACCCCACCTCCGTCACCCTCGTTGCCCCTGGGGTCGCCCCGCAGCCGTCCCCGCCCCACCTGTGCACTCAAGAAGGTGAGTTGAGCCTTGAACCCTCGGATCAGTGACCTCGCGACGCTGCGGGCCCGGCACCCCGAAGCCGTCGCGGAGGCCGCCGCCCGCCGCACCCGTCGCCCGCTCATCGGCGACAGCGGCCGGCTGATGATCGTCGCGGCCGATCACCCGGCCCGTGGTGCGCTCGCCGTCGGAGACCGGCAGCTCGCCATGGCCAACCGCCTCGATCTGCTCGAACGCCTGGTCCTTGCGCTGTCCCGGCCCGGTGTGGACGGAGTGCTCGCCACCGCCGACATCCTGGAGGACCTGCTGCTGATCGGGGCCCTGGAGGGGAAGGTCGTGATGGGCTCCATGAACCGCGGCGGTATCGCCGGCGCCGCCTTCGAGATGGACGACCGGTTCACCGGGCACCGCCCCCAGGACCTCGCCCGGCTCCGCTTCGACGCGGGCAAACTGCTGCTGCGCATCGACTACAGCGACCCCGGTTCGCTGACCACCCTGGAGGCCACCGCCCGTGCCATCGACGCGATGGCCGAGCGGCAACTGCCCGTCTTCGTGGAGCCGTTCCTCTCCTCCCGGATAGAAGGCGCGGTCCGCAACGACCTCGGCGCCGAGGCCGTCACCCGCTCGGTGGCCATCGCCTCCGGCCTCGGCGGCACCTCCGCCTACACCTGGCTGAAGCTGCCGGTCACCGACGACGCCGACGCCATGGCCCGGGTCTGCGAGACCACCACGCTGCCGACCGTGCTGCTCGGCGGCGACATCGGCAGCACCGTCCAGGACCAGGAAGCCGTGTACGAGAAGTGGCGCAAGGCGCTGCGGCTGCCGACGGTGCAGGGCCTGGTCGTCGGCCGCTCCCTGCTCTACCCGGCCGACGGCGATGTCGCGGCGGCCGTGGACACCGCCGTCGGCCTGCTGTGAACACCGCGATTTCCGCAGGAGACTCGAGATATGAGCACTGAATTCCACCTGACGGCCACAGCGGCGGCCGACGGCCCGTATGTGCTGGACATCGACCCGAAGCGGGCGGGCTGGGGGTACTCCTCGCTGCGCGTCCTCGACCTGCCGCCCGGCGGTCATCACTCCTTCGCGACCGGCGACAGCGAGTGGATCGTGCTGCCGCTGTCCGGCGGCTGCACGGTGGTCACCGACAGCGGTGAGGCAGGTAAGGCCGATGATGCCGGTGCGACCGATGGCGCCAGCGTGGCCGATGGCGCCAGCATGACCAGTGAGACGTTCGAACTGGCCGGCCGGGAGAGCGTGTTCAGCGGGGTCACCGACTTCGCGTACGTACCGCGGGACGCCCAGGTGCGGATCGCGAGCGGCGCCGGCGGCCGTTTCGCGCTCACCGGGGCCCGCTGCGAGCGCCGTCTGACCGCCCGCTACGGCGCCGCCTCCGACGTCCCGGTGGAGCTGCGCGGCACCGGCAACTGCTCCCGCCAGGTCAACAACTTCGGCGCCGCGGGCACCTTCGAGTGCGACCGGCTCATCGCGGTGGAGGTGCTCACCCCCGGCGGCAACTGGTCCTCCTACCCGCCGCACAAGCACGACGAGTGCCGCCCCGGCGAGGAGTCCGAGCTGGAGGAGATCTACTACTTCGAGGTCGAGTCCGCGCACGGCACGGAAGGCGTCGGCTACCAGCGCGTCACCCCCTCGAGGAACGGCCGTGGCACCGATGTGCTGGCCGAGGTCCGCAGCGGTGACGCGGTGCTGATCCCGGACGGCTGGCACGGCCCGTCGATCGCGGCGCCCGGCCACACCCTGTACTACCTCAATGTGATGGCCGGGCCCGGCGAGACCCGTGAGTGGCTGATCTGCGATCACCCCGACCACGGCTGGATCCGCTCCACCTGGCCCTCGCAGCCCGTCGACCCCCGCCTCCCCCTCTACGAAGCGCCCGCAGGAGACGCCCGATGAATGCTCCGACGACCCGCCGGCTGACGGTCGCGCAGGCCCTGGTCGAGTTCCTGGCCCACCAGTACACCGAGCGGGACGGCCGCCGGCACCGTCTGATCAATGCCTGCTGGGGCATTTTCGGCCACGGCAATGTCGCCGGCCTCGGCCAGGCGCTGCTGGAATCCGGCGCCGCGTCCCGCCAGGGGGCACCCCCCGGACCCCCGGTGCTGCCGTACCTCCAGGGCCGCAACGAGCAGGCCATGGTGCACGCCGCGGTCGGCTACGCCCGGCAGCGCGACCGGCTCGGCGCGCAGGCCGTCACCACCTCCATCGGCCCCGGTGCCACCAACCTCGTCACCGGCGCCGCGCTCGCCACCGTCAACCGCCTCCCGGTCCTGCTGCTGCCCGGCGACACCTTCGCCACCCGGCCCGCCGACCCCGTCCTCCAGCAGCTCGAAGTGCCCTTCGCCGGCGATGTCTCGGTCAACGACGCGCTGCGCCCGGTCTCCCGCTACTTCGACCGGGTCACCCGGCCCGAGGCGCTGATCCCCGCGGCCCTGCAGGCCATGCGGGTGCTCGCCGACCCCGTCGACACCGGCGCCGTCACCCTCGCGCTGCCGCAGGACGTGCAGGCCGAGGCGTACGACTGGCCCAGGGAGTTCTTCGCCGACCGGGTCTGGCGCGTCCCGAGGCCCGCCCCCGACGCCGATGCCCTCGCCGAGGCCGTACGCGCCCTGCGCGGCGCCCGCCGGCCGCTGGTCGTCGCGGGCGGCGGGGTCCACCACAGCGAGGCCGAGGACGCGCTGTGCGCGTTCGCCGACGCCACCGGCATCCCGGTCGCGTCCACCCAGGCCGGCAAGGGTTCGCTGCGCCACGACCACCCCGCCGACGTGGGCGGCATCGGCCACACCGGCACCGCCACCGCCGACGCCCTCGCCCGCGAGGCCGATGTGGTCCTCGGCGTCGGCACCCGCTACACCGACTTCACCACCGCCTCCTCGACCCTGTTCGCCGCGCCCGGCGTCCGCTTCGTGAACCTCAACATCGCGTCCTTCGACGCCCACAAGCTCGGCGGGCTCTCCCTGGTCGCCGACGCCCGGGCCGGTCTGGAGGCGCTGGCGAAGGAGCTGTCCGGCGAGCGGGTCGACGCGGAGTACGAGGCCGCCTACCGGGAGGCGAAGGCCGGCTGGGAGCGGCGGGTGGACGCCGCCTACGGGGCCGCCGACCCGTCGGTGCGGCCCTCGCAGACCCAGGTGCTCGGCGCGCTGGACGCCGTGGTCGACGACACCGACGTGATCATCAACGCGGCCGGTTCGCTCCCCGGTGACCTGCACAAACTCTGGCGCGCCCGGTCCCGCAGGCAGTACCACCTGGAGTACGGCTACTCCTGCATGGGCTACGAGATCCCCGCCGCGATCGGCGTCCGGCTCGCCGCCCCCGACCGGCCGGTGTGGGCGCTGGTCGGCGACGGTACGTATCTGATGAACCCCACCGAACTGGTCACCGCGGTCCAGGAGGGCATCCACATCAACGTCGTCCTCGTCCAGAACCACGGCTACGCCTCCATCGGCGGGCTGTCCCAGGCCACCGGCGGTGAGCGCTTCGGCACCGACTACCGCTTCCGCGCCGCGGACGGCACGTACACCGGTGCGCCGCTGCCGGTCGATCTCGCGGCCAACGCCGCGTCGCTGGGCATGCAGGTGCTGCGGGCGGCGACCGTGGGTGAGCTGCGGGCCGCGCTCGCCGAGGCGCGTGGCGCGAACCGGCCCACATGTGTCTATGTCGAGACCGAAACGGCTGACACTGTGCCGGGCGCGCCCGAGGCTCAGGCCTGGTGGGATGTGCCTGTTGCCGAGACCGCGACACGTCCGGCGGCGGTGGCTGCCCGGGAGGCGTACGACCGGCACACCGCCGGGCGCCGCCGCCACCTCTGACTCCCGCTCGAAGTCGTCACCCAGAAAGGCCCTCCGCATGAAGACCCTCAGCCACTGGATCGGCGGGAAGCCCGTCGAGGGCGTCTCCGGCAACTTCGGACCGGTCTACAACCCGGCCACCGGCGCCCAGGAGAAGCAGGTCGCCTTCGCCTCGGCCGACGAGGTCGACGCCGCCGTCCGCGCGGCGAAGGAAGCCTTCACGACCTGGGGCACCAGCTCCCTGGCCAAGCGCACCTCGGTGCTGTTCAAGTACCGCGAGCTGGTCGACGCGCACCGCGAGGAGATCGCCCGGCTGATCACCGCCGAGCACGGCAAGGTGCACTCCGACGCGCTCGGCGAGGTCGCCCGCGGTCTGGAGATCATCGAGCTGGCCTGCGGCATCCCCGAGAAGCTGAAGGGCGAGCTGTCCACCCAGGTCTCCACCCGGGTGGATGTGGCGTCGATCCGTCAGTCCCTCGGTGTGGTCGCCGGCATCACGCCGTTCAACTTCCCGGCGATGGTGCCGATGTGGATGTTCCCGCTCGCCGTCGCCTGCGGGAACACCTTCGTCCTCAAGCCGAGCGAGAAGGTGCCCAGTGCCGCGTTCAAGCTCGCCGAGCTGGCCGCCGAGGCGGGGCTGCCCGACGGGGTGCTGAACGTCGTCAACGGTGACAAGGTGGCCGTCGACGCCATCCTGGAGCACCCGGACATCGCCGCGGTCTCCTTCGTCGGCTCCACCCCCATCGCCCGCTACATCCACACCACCGGCACCGCCAACGGCAAGCGCGTGCAGGCGCTGGGCGGCGCCAAGAACCACATGCTGGTCCTGCCGGACGCCGACCTCGACCTGGCCGCCGACTCCGCGATCAACGCGGCGTACGGCTCGGCCGGCGAGCGCTGCATGGCGATCTCCGTCGTGGTGGCCGTCGGCGAGACCGCCGACCCGCTGATCGGCAAGATCAAGGAGCGCGCGGACAAGCTGCGGATCGGCCCCGGCGACGACCCGGCCTCCGAGATGGGCCCGCTGATCACCAAGGTCCACCGCGACAAGGTCGCCTCGTATGTCTCCGGCGCCGCGGCCCAGGGCGCGGACGTCGTCATCGACGGCACCGGCTACACCGTCGAGGGCTACGAGGACGGCCACTGGATCGGCATCTCGCTGCTGGACCACGTCACGCCCGAGATGGACGCCTACCGTGACGAGATCTTCGGCCCGGTGCTGTCCGTGGTCCGCGTCGACACCTACGACGAGGCCATCGCGCTGATGAACAACTCGCCGTGGGGCAACGGCACCGCGATCTTCACCCGGGACGGCGGCGCGGCCCGCCGCTTCCAGATGGAGGTCGAGGCCGGCATGGTCGGCGTGAACGTGCCGATCCCGGTGCCGGTGGGCTACCACTCCTTCGGCGGCTGGAAGGACTCGCTCTTCGGCGACCACCACATCTACGGCAACGACGGGGTGCACTTCTACACCCGCGGCAAGGTCGTCACCACCCGCTGGCCCGACCCGTCCGACGGCGGTATCAACCTGGGCTTCCCCAGCAACCACTGAGGGACGGTCCGACGGACCCACGGACGGTTCCCCGACGGGCTCTGTGACGGGCTCTGTGACGGGCTCTGTGACGGGCTCTGTGACGGACCCCCTGCCGGTGCTCACCGGCAGGGGGTCCGTCATATCGGCGTTGCTACGGTGCTCGTTCGCCGTGCATCGACACAACCGGGGGACGTAATGCCGCAATCCATGGCGCTCGCCAAGGGCGCCCGTATCACCGGCGGGGTTTTCTGCCTGCTGTTCTTCCTGTTCACGGCCTACTGGCTGGCCGCGGACGCCGGCGAGTTCGGTATCGGGGGCCTCTGGCAGGCCTGGGCCCGCCAACATGCCGGCCTGAACCAGGCCACCGCCCCCTTCCATGTCGGTCTCGCCGCGGTCCAGTTGGCGGCGGCGCTCGCGGCGTTCGCCGGCCGGCGGGTGGCCGGCGGGCTGCTGGCCGTCGCCACCACCGTCACCTTCGCCACCGCCCTGCAGGCCGCCCTCAGCACCGGCCTGCACACCAGCGACAACCGGTGGTACGTGCACGCCGACAACAACACCACGACCTTCGAAGGCGTCTTCCTCGGCAGTGTGTGTCTGCTCCTGCTGTCCTTCGCCGCCTGCATGGTGCTGCTCGCCGGTATGCGCTCCTGGCCGCGCCGCACCCCCACGGACCCGCCGAAGCGCCCGGCCCGGACGCGTGGCCTGGCGGCCGGTCTGCTGCTCGGCGTGATGGTGCTGTGGAACCTGGTCTGGCAGGGCTACATCGTGGTGCAGAGCGATTCCGCATCCCTCCCCGTGTACTACCTGGGCAAGGGCATCCTCGGCGAGCTGCTGAGCATGGCTCCCGGCTGGTCCGCCCTGGTCTTCCTGGTGCTGATGGCGGTGGCCACGCTGAGCAGCCTGATACGCGGCACGGCGGCCCGCGGCCTGGCCGTCGGGCTGGCGGTCCAGGCGCTGCCCAGCGCCCTGGTGACGACGATCGCGCTGGCCGGCAACGGCACCCTCTTCGAGACGAGCTCTGTCCTGCCGGGCCTGAGCGTCATCGGGGACGTCGGGCTGCTGCTCGACCTGTTCGGCTCGGCGGCGCTGCTCGCCTTGACGGTCCGCGGTGAGCCGGTCGCCCCCGCCTGGTTCGCCCCGGCGGCGGGCCCGCAGTTCGCCGCGCCGGGTTTTGCGGCGGCGGCCGGATCGCAGGCCTGGGCGGCCGGTCCGCAGACCCCGCAGCCCGGCCCGCAGGCCCCGCCGCCCGGCCCGCCGGCCTGGCAGCCGCCCGTCGGCGGCCCGGTGACGCCGGTCGGCGGCCCGCCGGTGCCGCCGCCTGGCACCCCGCCGATGCCGCCGGGGGCCCCGACGCCCCCGCAGGGCGGGTTCGGGCCGCCGCAGTACTGACGGGCGGGCGGCGCCCTTGTTCCGTGAGGCCGCAGCCATGAGCCCGCAGCCACGGGGCCGCCGTCACAGGGCCGCAGCCACGGGCCGCAGGCCTCGTACCGCACCCGCGGTACAAAGGCGCGAACCCTACTCCCCGGGGAGGCCGGGGTGGTCAACCCGGGGTACCGGCCGTCCGCCGCGGCCCGTACCTAGGATTCACGGTATGGATCTGCGAGGCCTCAGACCGCGCGGCCGGCGCTGGTACGCCGCCGCGGCCGCGCTGGCCGTCCTCATGGGAGGCGGCACCTGGGCGGCCGCCGCCCCGGACGCCGCGCCCGCCGTCCACCGCGCGGACCGGGTGATGACGATGCCCGACCGGCCGGGCAGCAAGAAGGAGGTGCGGATCGACACCTCCTTCTTCACGGCGGGGAGCGCCGCGCGGCGGCGGCCCGCCGTCCTGCTCGCCCACGGCTTCGGCGCCACCAAGGACACCCTCCGCCCCCAGGCCGAGAAGCTGGCCCGGGACGGTTACGCCGTCCTGACCTGGTCGGCGCGCGGTTTCGGCAGGTCCACCGGGAAGATCGGGCTGAACGACCCGCACGGCGAGGTCGCCGACGTCCGCCGGCTGATCGACTGGCTGGCCAAGCGCCCCGAAGTCCGGCTCGACAAGACCGGCGACCCCCGGGTGGGCGTCGCCGGCGGCTCCTACGGCGGCGCGATCTCACTGCTGGCGGCCGGCTACGACCGGCGTGTCGACGCCATCGCCCCGCAGATCACCTACTGGAACCTCGCCGACGCCCTCTTCCCCCACGGGGTCTTCAAGAAGCTGTGGGCGGGGATCTTCTTCACCACCGGCCCAGCGGGCACCACCGGCTCGCCGACCGCCTCCCCCTCGGCACCCGGCGGCTGTGTCCGGTTCGAGCCGGAGCTGTGCCGTACGTACGAGCGGGTCGCCGAGAAGGGCCGGCCCGACGAGGCGGCCCGCCGGCTCCTGGAGTCCCGCAGCCCCGCCGCCGTCGGCGACCGCATCAAGGTGCCGACCCTGATCATGCAGGGCCAGACCGATTCGCTGTTCCCGCTCGGCCAGGCCGACGCCATGCAGCGGACGATCCGCAAGAACGGCGCCCCGGTCGACGTCGACTGGATCGCCGGCGGGCACGACGGCGGCGACCGGGAGCTCGGCCGTCTCGAAGCCCGTACGAAGGACTGGTTCGACCGCTATCTCAAGGGCGACAGGCACGCCGCGACCGGGCCCGCGTTCCGGATCAGCCGCACCGGGGGAGTGGACTCCACCGACGGCGCGGTACGGCTGCGCGGCGCGAGCGGGGGCGGCTACCCCGGCCTGGAGAACGATCCCCGGCGGGTCCGCCTCGCGGGCCGCCCCCAGGTCTTCAGCAACCCGGCCGGTGCCGGACCGCCCGCGATCTCCGCGGTGCCCGGTGTCGGCGCGCTCGGCAACCTCTCCTCGCTGGGCGCCGGCGGCCTGTCCGTGGACTTCCCCGGCCAGTACGCCGCCTTCGCCTCGGCGCCGCTGCGCACCTCCCTCCACCTCACCGGCAGCCCCACCGCCACCGTGCATGTGCGGTCCAGCTCCCGGGACGCGGTGTTCTTCGCCAAGGTCTACGACGTCGCCCCGGACGGCCGCCGCCAGGTCCTGCCGTCCCAGCTGGTCACGCCCTACCGGGTCAAGGACTCCCGCGACGGCCGGACCGTGCATCTGCACCTGCCCGCCGTCGACCACGAGCTCGCGGCCGGCCACCGGCTGCGGCTGGTGCTCTCCGCCACCGACCTCGGCTATGCCTCACCGGCCGAGCCCGCCACCTACCACGTCGCGCTGCGGGGCGGCGCCCTGAACGTGCCCACCGCGCCCCAGGTGCGCAGCGCGGCCGCCCCGCTGCCCGCCTGGACCTGGCAGCTGCCCGCCGCGGCCGCCGTGGTGGCCGCGCTGCTGCTGCTCACCGCCCGCCGCAAGTCCGCGGCGCCCGCCCCCGATCCGGCGCTCGCCGAGGTCCCGTTGCAGATCAGCGGCCTGAGCAAGCGCTACGCCAAATCCGCCGACCGGTATGCCGTCCAGGATCTGAGCTTCCGCGTCGAGCGGGGGCAGGTGCTCGGACTGCTGGGGCCCAATGGCGCCGGCAAGACCACCACCCTGCGCATGCTGATGGGGCTGATCAGGCCCGACGAGGGGGAGATCAGGGTCTTCGGGCAGGCCGTCCGGCCGGGCGCCGCGGTGCTGTCCCGGGTCGGGGCGTTCGTCGAGGGCGCCGGCTTCCTGCCGCATCTGTCCGGCCGCGCCAACCTGGAGCTGTACTGGCAGGCCACCGGCCGGCCCGCCGCCGACGCACACCTCGACGAGGCGCTGGAGATCGCCGGCCTCGGCGACGCCCTGCAGCGCGCCGTACGCACCTACTCCCAGGGCATGCGGCAGCGGCTCGCGATCGCCCAGGCCATGCTCGGGCTGCCGGAGCTGCTGATCCTCGACGAGCCGACCAACGGGCTCGACCCGCCGCAGATCCGTGCGATGCGCGAGGTGCTGATCCGCTACGCCGCCGCCGGACGCACCGTCATCGTCTCCAGCCATCTGCTGTCCGAGGTCGAACAGAGCTGTACGCACCTGGTCGTGATGGACCGTGGCCGGCTGGTGCGGTCCGGTCCGGTCGCCGAGATCACCGGCTCCGGAGACACCGTGCTGGTCGGTGTGGCGGAAGCGGTCGGCGACGCCGTGGTGGAGAAGGTGGCCGCGCTGCCGGGTGTCGCCTCGGCGGTCCGTGCCGAGGGCGGCCTCCTGGTGCGGCTGGACGGGGTCACCACCACGTACCTGCTCACCGAACTGCTCCGGCTGGAGGTCGCGGTGGACCGGATCGGCCCGCACCGCCGCCTGGAGGACGCCTTCCTCACCCTGATCGGAGGTGACCGATGACCGCGCACACCACGGCGCGGGCGCCGGGTTACCGTCCGCGCCGCACCCTCCCGCTGCGCGTCGAGGCGCGCCGCCAGCTGCGGCGGCGCCGCACCCTGGTGATCGCCGCCGTCCTGACGCTGCTGCCGTTCGTGCTGGTGGCGGCGTTCGCGATCGGCGGCGACCCGCACGGCCGCGGCAACGGCCGGATCACCCTGATGGACACCGCCACCGCCTCCGGCGCCAACTTCGCCGCCACCGCCCTGTTCGTCTCCGCGGGCTTTGTGCTGGTGGTCCCGGTGGCCCTGTTCTGCGGTGACACGGTCGCGTCCGAGGCGAGCTGGTCCTCGCTGCGCTATCTGCTGGCCGCGCCGGTGCCACGCGCCCGGCTGCTGCTGAGCAAGCTCACCGTCGGGCTGCTGTTCAGCGCCGCCGCGATGCTGCTGCTGCCGCTGGTGGCGCTGGGTGTGGGCACCGCGGCGTACGGCTGGGGCCCGCTGCAACTGCCCGCCGGCGGCGCGCTGTCCGCGCCACAGGCGCTGCCGCACCTGGCGGCCGTGGTCGGCTACCTCTTCGTCAGCCAGCTGGTCACCGCGGCCCTGGCGTTCTGGCTGTCGACGGTGACCGACGCGCCGCTGGGCGCGGTCGGCGGCGCCGTCGGGCTGACCATCGTCGGCAACGTCCTCGACCAGGTCACCGCCCTGGGCAGCTGGCGCGAGGCGCTGCCCGCCCACTGGCAGTACTCCTGGGCGGATGCGCTGCAGCCCGGGTGGGAGTGGTCCGGGATGATCCGGGGCTCGGCGGTCTCGGTGGCGTATGCGCTGGTGCTGGGCGCGCTGGCGTTCCGGGGGTTCGCGCGCAAGGACGTGGTGTCGTGACGGCGGGGTGAGTCGTGACGGGGGTTGTGGGGCGTGACGACGGGTCGGGCGGCGGGGGACGCAGCCCCCTCACCGCCCGTGGCGGCCGCGTCAGGCTCACCACCCGCGCGGCCCGGTCACCCGCGCGGCCCGGTCAGGCCGTCGGCCCCTGCATGAGGGCGCTGACCCAGCGCATGGTGCCCTCGCC includes:
- the iolC gene encoding 5-dehydro-2-deoxygluconokinase; protein product: MTEPYDLITMGRIGVDIYPLQTGVPLAQVETFGKFLGGSATNVAVAAARLGRRSAVISRTGSDPFGDYVHQALRDFGVDDRWVTPVDAYPTPVTFCEIFPPDDFPLYFYRRPKAPDLVIRPEELDRDAIVDARIFWVTGTGLCEEPSRGATLAALEARAKTGTTVFDLDWRPMFWGGEGGASGDGGASGAVAMATARPYYEAALRHATVAVGNVDEAEVATGLRDPKACAQALLDMGVELAVIKQGPKGVLAVHRDGRTAEVPPTPVEVVNGLGAGDSFGGSLCHGLLAGWDLEPMMRYANAAGAIVASRLACSSAMPTADEVDAFLAGR
- a CDS encoding Cgl0159 family (beta/alpha)8-fold protein — its product is MNPRISDLATLRARHPEAVAEAAARRTRRPLIGDSGRLMIVAADHPARGALAVGDRQLAMANRLDLLERLVLALSRPGVDGVLATADILEDLLLIGALEGKVVMGSMNRGGIAGAAFEMDDRFTGHRPQDLARLRFDAGKLLLRIDYSDPGSLTTLEATARAIDAMAERQLPVFVEPFLSSRIEGAVRNDLGAEAVTRSVAIASGLGGTSAYTWLKLPVTDDADAMARVCETTTLPTVLLGGDIGSTVQDQEAVYEKWRKALRLPTVQGLVVGRSLLYPADGDVAAAVDTAVGLL
- the iolB gene encoding 5-deoxy-glucuronate isomerase translates to MSTEFHLTATAAADGPYVLDIDPKRAGWGYSSLRVLDLPPGGHHSFATGDSEWIVLPLSGGCTVVTDSGEAGKADDAGATDGASVADGASMTSETFELAGRESVFSGVTDFAYVPRDAQVRIASGAGGRFALTGARCERRLTARYGAASDVPVELRGTGNCSRQVNNFGAAGTFECDRLIAVEVLTPGGNWSSYPPHKHDECRPGEESELEEIYYFEVESAHGTEGVGYQRVTPSRNGRGTDVLAEVRSGDAVLIPDGWHGPSIAAPGHTLYYLNVMAGPGETREWLICDHPDHGWIRSTWPSQPVDPRLPLYEAPAGDAR
- the iolD gene encoding 3D-(3,5/4)-trihydroxycyclohexane-1,2-dione acylhydrolase (decyclizing) yields the protein MNAPTTRRLTVAQALVEFLAHQYTERDGRRHRLINACWGIFGHGNVAGLGQALLESGAASRQGAPPGPPVLPYLQGRNEQAMVHAAVGYARQRDRLGAQAVTTSIGPGATNLVTGAALATVNRLPVLLLPGDTFATRPADPVLQQLEVPFAGDVSVNDALRPVSRYFDRVTRPEALIPAALQAMRVLADPVDTGAVTLALPQDVQAEAYDWPREFFADRVWRVPRPAPDADALAEAVRALRGARRPLVVAGGGVHHSEAEDALCAFADATGIPVASTQAGKGSLRHDHPADVGGIGHTGTATADALAREADVVLGVGTRYTDFTTASSTLFAAPGVRFVNLNIASFDAHKLGGLSLVADARAGLEALAKELSGERVDAEYEAAYREAKAGWERRVDAAYGAADPSVRPSQTQVLGALDAVVDDTDVIINAAGSLPGDLHKLWRARSRRQYHLEYGYSCMGYEIPAAIGVRLAAPDRPVWALVGDGTYLMNPTELVTAVQEGIHINVVLVQNHGYASIGGLSQATGGERFGTDYRFRAADGTYTGAPLPVDLAANAASLGMQVLRAATVGELRAALAEARGANRPTCVYVETETADTVPGAPEAQAWWDVPVAETATRPAAVAAREAYDRHTAGRRRHL
- a CDS encoding CoA-acylating methylmalonate-semialdehyde dehydrogenase, producing the protein MKTLSHWIGGKPVEGVSGNFGPVYNPATGAQEKQVAFASADEVDAAVRAAKEAFTTWGTSSLAKRTSVLFKYRELVDAHREEIARLITAEHGKVHSDALGEVARGLEIIELACGIPEKLKGELSTQVSTRVDVASIRQSLGVVAGITPFNFPAMVPMWMFPLAVACGNTFVLKPSEKVPSAAFKLAELAAEAGLPDGVLNVVNGDKVAVDAILEHPDIAAVSFVGSTPIARYIHTTGTANGKRVQALGGAKNHMLVLPDADLDLAADSAINAAYGSAGERCMAISVVVAVGETADPLIGKIKERADKLRIGPGDDPASEMGPLITKVHRDKVASYVSGAAAQGADVVIDGTGYTVEGYEDGHWIGISLLDHVTPEMDAYRDEIFGPVLSVVRVDTYDEAIALMNNSPWGNGTAIFTRDGGAARRFQMEVEAGMVGVNVPIPVPVGYHSFGGWKDSLFGDHHIYGNDGVHFYTRGKVVTTRWPDPSDGGINLGFPSNH
- a CDS encoding alpha/beta fold hydrolase, whose amino-acid sequence is MDLRGLRPRGRRWYAAAAALAVLMGGGTWAAAAPDAAPAVHRADRVMTMPDRPGSKKEVRIDTSFFTAGSAARRRPAVLLAHGFGATKDTLRPQAEKLARDGYAVLTWSARGFGRSTGKIGLNDPHGEVADVRRLIDWLAKRPEVRLDKTGDPRVGVAGGSYGGAISLLAAGYDRRVDAIAPQITYWNLADALFPHGVFKKLWAGIFFTTGPAGTTGSPTASPSAPGGCVRFEPELCRTYERVAEKGRPDEAARRLLESRSPAAVGDRIKVPTLIMQGQTDSLFPLGQADAMQRTIRKNGAPVDVDWIAGGHDGGDRELGRLEARTKDWFDRYLKGDRHAATGPAFRISRTGGVDSTDGAVRLRGASGGGYPGLENDPRRVRLAGRPQVFSNPAGAGPPAISAVPGVGALGNLSSLGAGGLSVDFPGQYAAFASAPLRTSLHLTGSPTATVHVRSSSRDAVFFAKVYDVAPDGRRQVLPSQLVTPYRVKDSRDGRTVHLHLPAVDHELAAGHRLRLVLSATDLGYASPAEPATYHVALRGGALNVPTAPQVRSAAAPLPAWTWQLPAAAAVVAALLLLTARRKSAAPAPDPALAEVPLQISGLSKRYAKSADRYAVQDLSFRVERGQVLGLLGPNGAGKTTTLRMLMGLIRPDEGEIRVFGQAVRPGAAVLSRVGAFVEGAGFLPHLSGRANLELYWQATGRPAADAHLDEALEIAGLGDALQRAVRTYSQGMRQRLAIAQAMLGLPELLILDEPTNGLDPPQIRAMREVLIRYAAAGRTVIVSSHLLSEVEQSCTHLVVMDRGRLVRSGPVAEITGSGDTVLVGVAEAVGDAVVEKVAALPGVASAVRAEGGLLVRLDGVTTTYLLTELLRLEVAVDRIGPHRRLEDAFLTLIGGDR